A region from the Podarcis raffonei isolate rPodRaf1 chromosome 11, rPodRaf1.pri, whole genome shotgun sequence genome encodes:
- the CETN3 gene encoding centrin-3 isoform X2, translating into MALSELPVDKTKRKKRRDLTEEQKQEIKDAFELFDTDKDRAIDYHELKVAMRALGFDVKKADVLKILKDYDREGTGKITFEDFNEVVTDWILERDPHEEILKAFKLFDDDDSGKISLRNLRRVARELGENMTDEELRAMIEEFDKDGDGEINQEEFIAIMTGDV; encoded by the exons ATGGCGCT ATCTGAGCTTCCTGTTGACAAAaccaagagaaagaaaagaagagactTGACTGAAGAACAGAAGCAAGAAATTAAAGATGCTTTTGAGTTGTTTGACACAGATAAAGACAGAGCTATAGATTATCATGAACTGAAG GTGGCAATGAGAGCCTTAGGTtttgatgtgaaaaaagcagatgtgCTAAAGATACTTAAAGATTATGATCGGGAAGGAACTGGGAAAATCACCTTTGAAGATTTTAATGAAGTTG tGACAGACTGGATACTTGAGAGAGATCCTCATGAAGAGATACTCAAGGCATTTAAattgtttgatgatgatgattcggGTAAAATAAGCCTGAGAAACCTGCGCCGTGTAGCTAGAGAACTTGGGGAAAACATGACCGATGAAGAACTTCGGGCAATGATTGAAGAATTTGATAAAGATGGTGATGGAGAAA TCAACCAGGAAGAATTTATTGCCATCATGACTGGAGATGTTTAA
- the CETN3 gene encoding centrin-3 isoform X1: MNLVARSELPVDKTKRKKRRDLTEEQKQEIKDAFELFDTDKDRAIDYHELKVAMRALGFDVKKADVLKILKDYDREGTGKITFEDFNEVVTDWILERDPHEEILKAFKLFDDDDSGKISLRNLRRVARELGENMTDEELRAMIEEFDKDGDGEINQEEFIAIMTGDV; the protein is encoded by the exons aTGAATTTGGTGGCGAG ATCTGAGCTTCCTGTTGACAAAaccaagagaaagaaaagaagagactTGACTGAAGAACAGAAGCAAGAAATTAAAGATGCTTTTGAGTTGTTTGACACAGATAAAGACAGAGCTATAGATTATCATGAACTGAAG GTGGCAATGAGAGCCTTAGGTtttgatgtgaaaaaagcagatgtgCTAAAGATACTTAAAGATTATGATCGGGAAGGAACTGGGAAAATCACCTTTGAAGATTTTAATGAAGTTG tGACAGACTGGATACTTGAGAGAGATCCTCATGAAGAGATACTCAAGGCATTTAAattgtttgatgatgatgattcggGTAAAATAAGCCTGAGAAACCTGCGCCGTGTAGCTAGAGAACTTGGGGAAAACATGACCGATGAAGAACTTCGGGCAATGATTGAAGAATTTGATAAAGATGGTGATGGAGAAA TCAACCAGGAAGAATTTATTGCCATCATGACTGGAGATGTTTAA